The following are from one region of the Methylophilus sp. DW102 genome:
- the typA gene encoding translational GTPase TypA codes for MARNLRNIAIIAHVDHGKTTMVDKLLQQSGTFASHQAVTERVMDSNDLEKERGITILAKNTALTYEGTHINIVDTPGHADFGGEVERVLGMVDGVLLLVDAVDGPMPQTRFVTKKALALGLKPIVVINKVDRPSARPDWVINHTFDLFANLGATDEQLDFPVVYASALNGFATLDLKNPSDNMRALFETILSHVEPPKGNSDAPLQLQISALDYSTYTGRLGVGRITNGRIKPGQVVAVMREDEQVAQGRINQVLGFRGLERVPVEEAEAGDIVIISGIEEIGIGFTICDRDKPVGLPHLGVDEPTLTMDFMVNTSPLAGTEGKFITSRQIRDRLTKELLVNVALRVEDTEDTDVFRVSGRGELHLTILLENMRREGFEIAVGKPRVVFREINGEKCEPYEILTVDVEDENQGAVMEELGRRRGEMTNMESDGNGRTRLEYRIPARGLIGFQGEFLTLTRGTGLMAHIFDEYAPVKADMPGRRNGVLISAEQGEAVAYALWKLQDRGKMFSSPGDRLYEGMIIGIHSRDNDLVVNPIKGKQLTNVRASGTDEAVRLIPPVSLSLESAVEFIDDDELVEITPKTIRLRKRYLLEHERKRASKD; via the coding sequence ATGGCACGCAATTTAAGAAATATCGCAATTATCGCCCACGTTGACCACGGTAAAACCACCATGGTCGATAAGCTACTTCAACAGTCAGGTACTTTTGCCTCACACCAAGCGGTGACTGAGCGTGTGATGGATAGCAATGATCTCGAAAAAGAGCGTGGCATTACCATTTTGGCCAAAAACACCGCCTTAACGTATGAAGGCACGCATATCAATATCGTTGATACCCCGGGCCACGCCGACTTTGGTGGTGAGGTAGAGCGTGTATTGGGTATGGTGGATGGCGTATTGCTGTTGGTGGATGCCGTTGACGGCCCCATGCCACAAACCCGTTTCGTGACGAAGAAAGCACTGGCACTAGGTTTGAAGCCTATTGTCGTGATTAACAAGGTAGACCGTCCAAGTGCCCGTCCGGATTGGGTGATCAACCACACTTTTGATTTGTTTGCCAATTTGGGTGCAACGGATGAGCAATTAGACTTCCCTGTGGTCTATGCCTCTGCCTTGAATGGTTTTGCAACGCTGGACCTGAAAAATCCTTCAGACAATATGCGTGCCTTGTTTGAAACGATTTTGAGTCACGTTGAGCCGCCAAAAGGCAACAGCGATGCTCCATTGCAATTGCAAATTTCAGCCTTGGACTATTCGACATATACAGGTCGTTTGGGCGTTGGTCGTATCACTAATGGTCGTATCAAGCCAGGCCAAGTCGTAGCAGTGATGCGCGAAGATGAACAGGTCGCACAAGGCCGTATTAACCAAGTGCTCGGTTTTAGAGGTTTGGAGCGTGTGCCGGTTGAAGAAGCCGAAGCAGGCGACATTGTGATCATTTCAGGGATCGAAGAAATCGGTATTGGTTTCACCATCTGTGATCGCGACAAACCTGTTGGTTTGCCACATCTGGGCGTAGATGAGCCGACTTTGACCATGGACTTTATGGTCAATACCTCACCATTAGCAGGGACTGAAGGTAAGTTCATCACCTCACGTCAAATTCGTGATCGTTTAACCAAAGAGTTGTTGGTTAACGTGGCTTTGCGCGTTGAAGATACTGAAGACACCGATGTTTTCCGTGTGTCTGGTCGTGGTGAGTTGCACCTGACCATTTTGCTGGAAAACATGCGTCGTGAAGGCTTTGAAATTGCTGTAGGTAAACCACGCGTTGTGTTCAGAGAAATCAATGGCGAAAAATGTGAGCCTTATGAAATCCTGACTGTAGACGTTGAAGATGAAAATCAGGGCGCGGTCATGGAGGAGTTAGGCCGTCGTCGCGGTGAAATGACTAACATGGAATCTGATGGTAACGGTCGCACACGTTTGGAATACCGCATCCCAGCACGCGGCCTGATTGGTTTCCAAGGTGAGTTCTTAACCTTAACCCGTGGTACAGGGTTGATGGCGCATATTTTTGACGAATATGCCCCGGTAAAAGCAGACATGCCAGGCCGTCGTAATGGCGTACTTATTTCAGCTGAACAAGGTGAGGCCGTTGCCTATGCCTTATGGAAGCTGCAAGATCGCGGCAAAATGTTCTCTAGCCCAGGCGACCGACTGTATGAAGGCATGATCATCGGTATTCATAGCCGCGACAATGACCTGGTCGTTAACCCGATCAAGGGCAAACAACTCACAAACGTACGTGCTTCTGGTACAGACGAAGCGGTGCGTTTGATCCCGCCAGTCTCGCTAAGCCTGGAAAGTGCCGTAGAGTTTATTGACGATGACGAATTGGTCGAAATCACACCAAAAACCATCCGTCTGCGTAAACGCTACCTGTTAGAGCACGAGCGTAAACGTGCTTCTAAAGACTAA
- a CDS encoding DEAD/DEAH box helicase, protein MSFADLNLDPSILRALTDAGYENPTPIQAQSIPEALQGRDIMASAQTGTGKTAAFTLPALNLLATPHPVRSRGPRILVLTPTRELAAQVNEAARKYGKFLRARCISIVGGMPYPLQNKLLSQPLDILVATPGRFIDHLERGRIDLSRLQMLVLDEADRMLDMGFMPDVERICEALPAERQTLLFSATLDGIMDIGKRFLNNPLTIQVAGQKEKHANIEQRLHFVDDMNHKNKLLEHLLIAPDVNQTIIFTSTKRHADLLAEDLYAAGHSTAALHGDMTQGARNRTLTKLRHGDVKVLVATDVAARGIDVQGISHVINYDLPKFAEDYVHRIGRTGRANNTGVAISFASNADRHLLRKIEQYTGQKLQAEVIAGFEPKRAVRMDDSDSRRGKRPGKPQGKGGFRRDERSAQPKSFGERVAREGQRDAQNNKPRAPRTPEAGQSKEVNGNSKSYNKDTDFQFARALADEFGQRRPRPTNSQERFGNPNASRSNQKPRPAGKSFGDNGGGAAKRPRSFA, encoded by the coding sequence TTGTCTTTTGCAGATTTAAATCTCGACCCCTCCATTTTGCGCGCATTGACCGACGCAGGCTATGAAAACCCAACACCGATTCAGGCACAATCTATTCCTGAAGCATTGCAAGGCCGTGACATCATGGCTTCTGCACAAACCGGCACCGGCAAGACCGCTGCATTTACCCTGCCCGCTTTAAACTTGCTGGCAACACCACACCCGGTGCGCAGCCGTGGCCCACGTATCCTGGTACTTACACCAACCCGTGAACTGGCTGCACAAGTGAATGAAGCCGCACGTAAATACGGTAAATTCTTGCGTGCACGCTGCATCAGCATTGTGGGTGGCATGCCTTACCCATTGCAAAACAAGCTGCTGTCGCAACCACTGGATATTCTGGTAGCAACGCCAGGCCGTTTTATTGATCACCTTGAGCGTGGCCGCATTGACCTGAGCCGCCTGCAGATGCTGGTGCTGGATGAAGCTGACCGCATGCTGGATATGGGCTTTATGCCGGATGTAGAGCGTATTTGCGAAGCCTTGCCTGCTGAGCGCCAAACTTTACTGTTCTCTGCCACTCTTGACGGGATTATGGATATCGGCAAACGTTTCCTCAATAATCCACTCACTATTCAGGTGGCTGGTCAAAAAGAAAAACATGCCAACATTGAACAACGTTTGCACTTTGTGGATGACATGAACCACAAGAACAAACTGCTGGAGCACTTGCTGATTGCACCAGATGTCAATCAAACCATTATTTTCACAAGCACCAAGCGCCATGCCGATTTGTTGGCTGAAGACTTGTATGCTGCCGGCCATAGCACTGCCGCATTGCACGGCGACATGACTCAAGGTGCGCGTAACCGCACGCTGACAAAATTGCGCCACGGCGATGTAAAAGTGCTGGTAGCGACGGATGTTGCAGCGCGCGGCATTGATGTACAAGGTATTTCACACGTCATTAACTACGACCTGCCTAAATTTGCTGAAGACTATGTACACCGCATTGGCCGTACTGGCCGCGCCAACAATACCGGCGTTGCGATTTCGTTTGCTTCAAACGCCGATCGTCATTTGCTGCGCAAAATCGAGCAATATACTGGCCAGAAATTACAGGCTGAAGTGATTGCCGGTTTTGAGCCAAAACGTGCGGTACGCATGGATGATAGCGATAGCCGTCGTGGCAAGCGCCCTGGCAAACCACAAGGTAAAGGTGGCTTCCGTCGCGACGAGCGTTCAGCACAGCCAAAATCATTTGGTGAACGTGTTGCACGTGAAGGCCAGCGCGATGCGCAAAACAATAAGCCACGTGCACCGCGTACCCCAGAAGCTGGACAAAGCAAAGAAGTCAACGGTAACAGCAAGAGCTACAACAAGGATACCGACTTCCAGTTTGCCCGCGCATTGGCGGACGAGTTTGGCCAGCGCCGCCCACGTCCAACCAATAGCCAGGAACGCTTTGGCAACCCTAACGCCAGCCGTAGCAATCAAAAACCACGTCCAGCGGGAAAATCCTTTGGTGACAATGGTGGTGGCGCCGCCAAACGTCCTCGTTCATTTGCCTAA
- a CDS encoding DUF3883 domain-containing protein — protein MSKTITTQELAKLTAGGDDYIRTKLNVVKGLALRMDLNPDAPDAVVFGKGPRVEGRARLFLESGAVVPAYVKRGVNKWEYLGLFRTTEIRYDKETIEYHLGNRKPEEVAGVLFLASVEEPKIAMIGGGFPDAATRKEIEDAAIKHVTNSLKKDGFQVDDRQNENLGYDLLAIKDTVTRFIEVKGTDNPEPRFFITRNESKFADENSEWFIYIVCMARRSPQLHVFTGREMRQKFSFSPLAWECNLAE, from the coding sequence TTGTCTAAGACTATTACCACTCAAGAGCTTGCGAAACTAACAGCTGGTGGAGACGATTACATTCGAACTAAGCTGAATGTAGTGAAGGGTTTGGCACTTCGTATGGATTTGAATCCCGATGCTCCTGATGCAGTCGTATTTGGAAAAGGTCCTAGGGTTGAGGGAAGGGCGCGACTCTTTTTAGAGTCAGGAGCCGTTGTGCCCGCTTATGTTAAACGTGGTGTCAATAAGTGGGAGTATCTTGGTCTGTTTCGCACCACCGAAATCAGATATGACAAAGAAACGATTGAATATCATCTTGGCAATCGAAAGCCTGAGGAGGTCGCAGGCGTTTTGTTCTTAGCGTCCGTTGAGGAGCCCAAAATTGCTATGATCGGCGGAGGTTTTCCTGATGCTGCAACTCGAAAAGAGATCGAGGATGCTGCCATTAAGCATGTAACTAACTCTCTCAAGAAAGATGGTTTTCAAGTAGATGACCGTCAAAACGAGAATCTAGGGTACGATCTTTTGGCAATAAAAGATACAGTTACTAGATTCATTGAAGTAAAGGGAACTGACAACCCAGAGCCCAGGTTTTTTATCACTAGAAATGAGTCAAAATTTGCTGATGAAAACTCCGAATGGTTTATTTACATTGTCTGTATGGCAAGACGCTCTCCCCAGCTTCACGTATTTACGGGACGTGAAATGCGTCAGAAATTTAGCTTTTCTCCGTTGGCATGGGAGTGTAATTTAGCCGAGTAG
- a CDS encoding DEAD/DEAH box helicase produces MTEQTIVDFRALGLAEPLLKAIEESGYTTPTPIQAQAIPLALQHMDLMAGAQTGTGKTAAFSLPILHTLLPLASTSTSPAKHPIRALVLAPTRELAIQVYDNIKTYAKHTALRSTVVYGGVDIKTQTPILKTGVEILVATPGRLLDHVEQKTLSLNQVQFLVLDEADRMLDMGFMPDLKRILALLPKQRQNLMFSATFSDEIKKLADAFLNNPTLIEVARSNATNDNVEQKAFLVNTDQKQRFLVQLLKQYPNQQVIVFTKTKLSASKLARALERDQVPCSAIHGDKSQKERIEALDAFKAGTIHALVATDVAARGLDITDLPLVVNYEISTAPEDYVHRIGRTGRAGAKGIAISLIDEDETKYFDEIEKLIKKQIPKEKANVSSSTTPTRSRPSKASSGKDAWFEQPYQPAAATAAPKAVTAKSAANVKRKVVAALLGGFGFKATPQNRTQAKRTTGRSKQKSDLPAQQPAENAAETANIES; encoded by the coding sequence ATGACTGAGCAAACCATTGTAGATTTTCGTGCGCTCGGCCTGGCCGAGCCGCTGTTGAAAGCGATTGAGGAATCCGGGTATACCACGCCGACGCCGATTCAGGCGCAGGCGATTCCTCTTGCCTTGCAGCACATGGATTTGATGGCCGGTGCGCAAACAGGGACGGGCAAAACGGCGGCGTTTTCGCTGCCAATTTTGCATACCTTGCTGCCATTGGCCAGCACCAGCACCTCGCCAGCCAAGCATCCCATCCGGGCCTTGGTGCTGGCGCCGACACGTGAGCTGGCGATTCAGGTATACGACAACATCAAAACCTATGCCAAACACACGGCTTTGCGTAGTACTGTGGTGTATGGCGGTGTAGATATCAAGACGCAAACGCCTATCCTCAAGACAGGCGTTGAAATCCTGGTCGCGACACCCGGCCGCCTGCTGGACCATGTCGAGCAAAAAACCTTGTCGTTAAACCAGGTACAGTTTCTGGTATTGGACGAAGCCGACCGCATGCTGGATATGGGCTTTATGCCTGACTTGAAGCGCATTCTGGCCTTGTTGCCAAAACAGCGGCAAAATCTGATGTTCTCGGCGACGTTTTCTGATGAAATCAAAAAACTGGCAGATGCGTTTTTAAATAATCCGACATTGATTGAAGTGGCACGCAGCAACGCCACCAACGACAATGTGGAACAAAAAGCGTTTTTGGTGAACACTGACCAGAAACAACGTTTTTTGGTACAACTGCTCAAGCAATACCCCAATCAGCAAGTGATTGTTTTTACCAAAACCAAGCTTTCGGCCAGCAAACTGGCCAGAGCACTGGAACGTGATCAGGTGCCTTGTAGCGCGATTCATGGTGACAAGTCACAAAAAGAACGGATCGAAGCGCTTGATGCGTTTAAGGCGGGCACTATTCACGCCTTGGTTGCAACCGATGTTGCCGCACGCGGTCTGGACATCACGGACTTGCCATTGGTGGTTAACTACGAAATCTCTACTGCGCCAGAAGATTACGTGCACCGTATTGGCCGTACAGGCCGTGCAGGCGCTAAAGGCATTGCCATTTCGCTGATCGACGAGGATGAAACCAAGTATTTTGACGAGATTGAAAAGCTCATCAAAAAACAGATTCCAAAAGAAAAAGCGAATGTCAGCAGCAGTACGACCCCTACGCGTTCACGCCCCTCTAAAGCCTCCAGCGGCAAGGATGCCTGGTTTGAGCAGCCTTACCAGCCAGCCGCCGCCACGGCCGCGCCCAAAGCAGTCACGGCAAAATCTGCAGCAAACGTAAAACGCAAAGTGGTTGCCGCGCTGCTGGGTGGATTTGGCTTTAAAGCGACGCCGCAAAACCGCACGCAAGCCAAGCGCACGACAGGCAGGTCTAAGCAGAAATCAGATCTCCCTGCTCAGCAACCTGCTGAAAATGCAGCGGAGACCGCGAATATTGAGTCTTAA
- a CDS encoding group II truncated hemoglobin, with the protein MTEIQEPNASKQSLFDWLGGTEKGTETIRQLVETFYDIMDSDPKAAGLRAIHQPDLTEAREKLFMFLTGWTGGPQLYIERYGHPRLRARHLPFSIGESERDQWMYCMIKAMHALQFDESLMKHIANQLYGVADFMRNREG; encoded by the coding sequence ATGACTGAAATTCAAGAGCCAAATGCTTCCAAACAATCGTTGTTTGACTGGCTGGGCGGCACAGAAAAAGGGACTGAGACCATCCGACAGCTGGTGGAAACCTTTTATGACATCATGGATAGCGACCCGAAAGCGGCGGGGTTACGCGCCATTCACCAGCCAGATCTCACCGAGGCACGCGAAAAGCTGTTTATGTTTTTAACTGGCTGGACGGGTGGGCCGCAGTTGTATATCGAACGCTATGGTCATCCCAGATTACGGGCACGGCATTTGCCGTTTTCCATTGGTGAGTCCGAGCGCGATCAATGGATGTATTGCATGATTAAAGCCATGCATGCCTTACAGTTTGACGAGTCGCTGATGAAGCATATTGCCAATCAATTGTATGGCGTGGCGGATTTTATGCGCAATCGCGAGGGTTAA